A window from Shewanella livingstonensis encodes these proteins:
- a CDS encoding site-specific integrase: MYLFRATNCTYYTRMVLPAYLRDKGFAADIKVSLLTKQRSIAIGRNLVVAGILRPLIISLTPQSQPDAFKAHVNQLINDARAGFVGATDTLDDNAKPVREIIQFMPTRPTQLAHNSATYDNYPSSTNLAFSNCSDSKKQTNSVDNVTLTDALIKFIVSKQKQSVSVLTVKQLNQRIGHFIERTHLDDVFDITSAEAMEYKDCLLEEGRSHKSNKDYLAAVSQFFKWCKLMRYTNANPFDEVKLSKPSNQAGHDLARQRWQPEQLKHVLQSQGFIDKQADFKWITLLMLYHGLRPSEACQLHSNDISVIDGINVIHVTNEGMSQQLKTAQSKRTVPLHQKLIELGFIDFVQTMTDRTSKNSQLTSNPLFHYQPSSDGVWSHKFCREFGKLLDQLHFIAGKRPTAYSFRHTFIDELKQLQIEESMVAQIVGHVYHNITYGRYGKQYDVKTLKPVVDKVEYALNLLQPI; encoded by the coding sequence ATGTACCTATTCAGAGCCACAAATTGCACCTATTACACCCGCATGGTGTTGCCTGCTTATCTACGTGATAAAGGCTTCGCTGCCGACATCAAAGTATCCTTACTCACTAAACAGCGCTCAATCGCGATAGGTCGTAACCTTGTGGTTGCGGGTATCTTACGACCATTAATCATTAGCTTAACGCCACAATCACAGCCTGATGCGTTTAAAGCACATGTTAATCAATTGATTAATGATGCCCGTGCAGGCTTTGTTGGGGCAACAGATACGCTTGATGATAACGCCAAGCCTGTGCGGGAAATCATCCAGTTTATGCCCACTCGGCCAACGCAATTAGCCCATAATAGTGCGACATATGACAATTACCCCTCATCAACAAACTTGGCTTTTTCAAATTGTTCGGATAGTAAAAAGCAAACAAATTCAGTAGATAACGTCACATTAACGGATGCACTAATTAAATTTATTGTGTCTAAACAAAAGCAGTCTGTCTCAGTCTTAACGGTAAAGCAGCTAAATCAACGTATAGGCCACTTTATTGAGCGAACCCACTTAGATGATGTATTTGACATCACCAGCGCTGAGGCGATGGAATACAAGGATTGCTTGCTAGAAGAAGGTCGAAGCCATAAGAGTAATAAAGACTACCTAGCGGCGGTGTCGCAGTTCTTTAAATGGTGCAAATTGATGCGCTACACCAACGCTAACCCGTTTGATGAAGTGAAACTGTCCAAGCCAAGTAATCAAGCTGGGCATGATTTAGCGCGTCAGCGTTGGCAACCAGAGCAACTAAAACACGTACTGCAATCACAAGGCTTTATCGATAAACAAGCCGACTTTAAATGGATAACGCTATTGATGCTGTATCACGGTTTACGGCCTTCAGAGGCTTGCCAGCTACATAGCAATGATATAAGCGTAATTGATGGCATCAACGTCATTCACGTCACCAATGAAGGCATGAGCCAACAACTCAAGACCGCACAGTCAAAGCGAACTGTTCCGCTACATCAAAAATTGATTGAACTCGGTTTTATCGATTTTGTTCAAACCATGACTGACCGAACATCAAAAAACAGTCAGTTAACAAGCAACCCGTTATTTCATTATCAACCCAGTAGTGATGGTGTTTGGTCACATAAGTTTTGTCGAGAGTTTGGCAAATTACTCGACCAACTACACTTTATTGCAGGTAAACGACCTACAGCCTATTCATTCCGTCACACCTTTATTGATGAGCTTAAACAACTGCAAATCGAAGAATCGATGGTGGCACAAATCGTCGGCCACGTTTATCACAACATCACCTATGGACGATACGGCAAGCAATATGATGTAAAAACACTCAAGCCAGTGGTGGATAAAGTCGAGTACGCGCTGAATTTGTTACAACCCATATAA
- the fabA gene encoding bifunctional 3-hydroxydecanoyl-ACP dehydratase/trans-2-decenoyl-ACP isomerase: MEKANSFTKEQLVACGHGNLLGPNRPRLPVDNMLMIDRIVTINEDGGLYGKGEIIAELDITPDLWFFDCHFITDPVMPGCLGLDAMWQLVGFFLGWEGAEGKGRALGVGEVKFTGQVLPDAKKVTYKLNIKRKIHRKLVMGIADATMEVDGRQIYSATDLKVGIFSDTSTF, from the coding sequence ATGGAAAAAGCTAATAGTTTCACCAAAGAGCAACTTGTGGCATGTGGTCATGGCAACCTTTTAGGCCCAAATAGACCGCGTTTACCTGTCGACAATATGTTGATGATTGATCGCATCGTTACCATTAATGAAGATGGCGGTTTATACGGTAAAGGTGAAATTATTGCCGAACTCGATATCACACCTGATCTCTGGTTTTTTGATTGCCATTTTATCACCGACCCTGTAATGCCTGGCTGTTTAGGATTGGATGCTATGTGGCAGCTTGTCGGGTTTTTCCTGGGTTGGGAAGGCGCTGAAGGCAAAGGTCGCGCATTAGGCGTCGGTGAAGTGAAGTTTACAGGCCAAGTATTGCCTGATGCAAAAAAAGTCACTTACAAGCTTAATATTAAACGTAAGATCCACCGTAAACTGGTAATGGGTATTGCGGATGCCACGATGGAAGTTGATGGCCGTCAAATATATTCAGCCACTGATTTAAAAGTAGGTATTTTCAGCGACACATCGACGTTTTAA
- a CDS encoding DUF3466 family protein, with the protein MKLKFDKALSLVAIGVLSVIGSAQAAPVYEIVNIENFDLNGTIDGTRNGYAMAVNSEDEVVGISKGKKKLSAEDIEGGIIDVEDGISDAETISYSVLTPIEANNFTITTSANAAEGAWKPTFFSLAGTTNPTDVDSDGEVVVNSIDTFFYGLNTNGTKVGSYTGEQKTLAYEGTSTTQELWYYRDFELRAIAVKDDVEYSLLPPYTTYERLQDGDTSAATVELGGSSVASKVNDNNLVVGYGSTALASSSEVRVDSCITTAEDTDADNPTPLAICVQNSQYPDANSRRYILYQTRALVWDLNNLDADGTPERTELPLGLTPATNSTLIYTAQGLGVNSNSDVAGRSHVYRNGNTDKLYFDAAYWKKDASGEYQYNWVSMDNQVTNSIAYDINDDGILVGSYRKYIGGYLRDKFFTLDTNNPDQGIVTPNDFQSSLSDLSSKPKDINNKGQVVGYIESTYDKEKPRPKVGFLFDNTTSEFVNLNDRLTCGSKGYQKNTDGDWVRHQVSIQDGTGEILTYNTDIQIVEANGINEDGTIVGTAYIRKPQYQTDASGNVLVGENNLPLFELNGNGDPVTAYLPRMVILKQTPGEACTTTDSVDEGSYVRKGAASFAWLFTLPLLWLRRRVKK; encoded by the coding sequence ATGAAGTTAAAGTTTGATAAAGCCTTATCCCTCGTAGCGATAGGTGTATTAAGTGTCATTGGATCAGCCCAAGCGGCGCCAGTATACGAAATTGTTAATATCGAAAATTTCGATTTAAATGGCACCATTGACGGTACACGTAATGGTTATGCCATGGCGGTGAACAGTGAAGATGAAGTCGTCGGCATTTCAAAAGGTAAAAAGAAACTTAGTGCTGAAGACATTGAAGGCGGGATCATTGATGTTGAAGATGGTATTTCTGATGCTGAAACAATTTCCTATTCAGTATTAACACCAATTGAAGCAAATAACTTCACCATAACAACCAGTGCAAATGCTGCTGAAGGTGCTTGGAAGCCTACATTTTTTAGTTTAGCGGGTACCACTAATCCTACTGATGTAGACAGTGACGGTGAGGTAGTTGTTAATTCAATTGATACCTTCTTTTACGGTCTAAACACTAATGGTACTAAAGTAGGTTCTTATACTGGTGAACAAAAGACTTTGGCCTATGAAGGCACCAGCACCACACAAGAGCTTTGGTATTATCGTGACTTTGAGCTACGTGCCATTGCGGTAAAAGATGATGTTGAATATTCATTATTACCTCCTTATACCACTTATGAACGTCTACAGGACGGTGATACTAGTGCTGCAACTGTTGAGCTAGGCGGTTCATCTGTTGCATCAAAAGTAAATGATAACAACCTTGTAGTGGGTTATGGTAGTACTGCATTAGCTTCATCTAGTGAAGTCCGTGTAGATAGTTGTATTACGACTGCAGAAGATACCGATGCAGATAACCCTACGCCGCTGGCTATTTGTGTGCAAAACTCACAGTATCCAGACGCGAATAGCCGTCGTTATATTCTTTACCAAACACGCGCATTAGTATGGGATTTAAATAATCTAGATGCTGATGGTACACCTGAGCGTACTGAATTACCGTTAGGGCTAACTCCCGCTACGAATTCAACACTAATTTATACCGCCCAAGGATTAGGTGTTAACAGCAATAGTGATGTTGCTGGTCGCTCGCATGTATATCGTAATGGCAATACCGATAAATTATATTTTGATGCAGCTTACTGGAAAAAGGATGCCAGTGGAGAGTATCAATATAATTGGGTTAGTATGGATAACCAAGTCACCAACTCTATTGCGTATGATATTAACGACGATGGTATTTTAGTGGGCAGTTACCGTAAATATATTGGTGGTTATTTACGTGATAAATTCTTTACCTTAGACACTAATAATCCAGATCAAGGTATCGTAACACCTAACGACTTCCAGTCTTCATTGTCGGATTTAAGCAGCAAGCCTAAAGATATTAACAATAAAGGACAAGTTGTTGGTTATATTGAATCAACTTACGATAAAGAAAAACCTCGCCCAAAAGTGGGGTTCTTATTTGATAATACCACCAGTGAATTTGTTAATTTAAACGATCGCCTTACATGCGGGTCTAAAGGTTACCAAAAAAATACCGATGGTGATTGGGTTCGTCATCAAGTGAGTATCCAAGATGGTACCGGTGAAATCCTAACTTATAATACTGATATTCAAATCGTTGAAGCTAATGGTATTAATGAAGACGGTACTATCGTAGGCACAGCATATATTCGTAAGCCACAATATCAAACCGATGCATCGGGTAATGTGCTAGTGGGTGAAAATAACCTGCCACTATTCGAACTAAACGGTAATGGTGATCCTGTGACTGCATATTTACCGCGTATGGTTATTTTAAAGCAAACACCAGGTGAAGCATGTACTACTACTGATTCTGTTGATGAAGGCTCTTATGTGCGTAAAGGGGCAGCCAGTTTTGCTTGGTTATTTACTTTGCCATTATTATGGTTACGTCGCCGAGTAAAAAAATAG
- a CDS encoding rhodanese-like domain-containing protein produces the protein MSILIKMCQWLPFGKVPEMHAQGVYKRLQKYDIQIIDVRSKMEWNKSHIEGSINLPITSLSIDAIKQLELSQDLTTVVICLSAHRSIPGVRKLKQFGFTDVYQLEGGMLSWWKLSLPTSK, from the coding sequence ATGTCGATATTAATCAAAATGTGTCAGTGGTTACCGTTTGGTAAGGTACCTGAAATGCATGCCCAAGGCGTGTACAAAAGACTCCAGAAATATGATATTCAGATAATTGATGTGCGCTCAAAAATGGAATGGAACAAGTCGCATATTGAAGGCTCGATAAATCTGCCTATCACGTCGCTTTCAATTGATGCGATAAAGCAGCTTGAATTATCACAAGACCTAACAACTGTCGTGATATGTCTATCTGCCCATCGAAGTATCCCAGGGGTTAGAAAGCTTAAACAGTTTGGATTTACAGATGTATATCAACTTGAAGGCGGAATGCTCAGTTGGTGGAAGTTATCGCTACCAACATCCAAATAA
- the rlmKL gene encoding bifunctional 23S rRNA (guanine(2069)-N(7))-methyltransferase RlmK/23S rRNA (guanine(2445)-N(2))-methyltransferase RlmL — protein sequence MFNFFAAAPKGFEYSLASELKEFGATDVKESVAGVYFTASLELAYRITLWTRLASRIVLVIYKGACDSAEQLYNAAYCIDWPSHFSYKKTFSIDFHGTGGFINNTQFGALKIKDAVVDRFRDDGTPRPDVERVNPDFKIDAHYRNGQLTISMNFSGASLHQRGYRSTTGEAPLKENLAANMLVRSGWQANPITVLDPFCGSGTVLIEAALMAADIAPGLKREKFGFENWQSHNKAMWKVIFDEAQARATLGKSRCKLKFYGSDIEPHLISIAKRNAENAGVAELIEFSVSDALDVTPPVSEGFLISNPPYGERLGNVTELLQLYYQLGDKFKKEFGGWKIAMLCSDVELISSLKLKADKQMKMFNGALECAFNIYTLHANSTRRDVPELPEGVDIIDIAPAFANRIKKNVKQFEKWAKKERIDSYRLYDADLPEYNVAIDRYVDYVVIQEYSAPATIPEAVTKRRISDVLLALPGALGIHPDRITLKTRERQKGANQYQKIDERKVEVITEEYGAKFKLNLTGYLDTGLFLDHRVTRKLVGDKSKGKNVLNLFAYTGSASVHAAIGGAKSVTTIDMSNTYINWAKENFALNGLSGAKYDFIQADCLQWIKENSHQKFDLIFIDPPTFSNSKRMEDSWDVQRDHVEMLGGLIKLLSPNGELVFSNNKRKFKMDTEALNQAGIDVTNIDHLCLPLDYKRNPHIHNVWLLTHATK from the coding sequence ATGTTTAATTTTTTTGCTGCAGCCCCAAAGGGGTTCGAATATAGCCTTGCATCTGAACTTAAAGAGTTTGGTGCAACCGACGTTAAAGAAAGTGTTGCTGGAGTGTATTTTACTGCCTCCCTAGAGCTGGCTTATAGAATTACGTTATGGACTCGATTAGCGAGCCGTATTGTATTAGTTATCTATAAAGGAGCTTGTGATTCAGCCGAGCAGCTCTACAACGCAGCATACTGTATTGATTGGCCATCGCATTTTTCCTATAAAAAAACCTTTAGTATTGATTTTCATGGTACGGGTGGTTTTATTAATAACACTCAATTTGGTGCACTGAAAATTAAAGATGCCGTTGTTGATCGCTTTCGTGACGATGGTACACCTCGTCCAGATGTGGAACGCGTTAATCCAGATTTTAAAATTGATGCCCATTATCGAAATGGTCAGCTGACTATTTCGATGAACTTCTCTGGCGCTTCATTACATCAGCGTGGCTACCGTTCAACTACGGGTGAAGCCCCATTAAAAGAAAACCTTGCGGCTAATATGTTGGTACGCAGTGGTTGGCAAGCTAATCCTATCACTGTGCTTGACCCATTTTGCGGTAGTGGCACGGTACTAATAGAAGCGGCATTAATGGCTGCTGATATTGCGCCAGGACTAAAACGCGAAAAATTTGGTTTCGAAAATTGGCAGAGCCACAATAAAGCAATGTGGAAGGTTATATTTGACGAAGCTCAAGCGCGTGCAACCTTGGGTAAAAGCCGTTGTAAACTCAAGTTCTACGGTTCAGATATAGAGCCTCACCTTATCTCTATTGCTAAACGCAATGCTGAGAATGCCGGAGTGGCTGAATTAATTGAATTTAGCGTATCTGATGCACTCGATGTAACACCTCCTGTAAGTGAAGGTTTTTTGATCTCTAACCCACCTTATGGTGAGCGTTTAGGCAATGTCACTGAGCTTTTACAACTTTATTATCAACTCGGCGATAAGTTTAAAAAAGAGTTTGGTGGCTGGAAAATAGCCATGTTATGCAGTGATGTTGAGCTCATATCTTCGCTTAAGCTTAAAGCTGATAAACAGATGAAGATGTTTAACGGTGCATTAGAATGTGCCTTTAACATTTATACCTTACACGCAAACAGTACTCGTCGAGATGTACCAGAATTGCCTGAGGGTGTTGATATCATCGACATCGCTCCAGCATTTGCTAATCGCATTAAAAAGAACGTAAAACAGTTTGAAAAATGGGCTAAAAAAGAGCGCATTGACAGCTATCGTTTATATGATGCTGACTTGCCAGAATATAACGTTGCGATTGATCGATATGTCGATTATGTGGTTATTCAAGAGTATTCAGCTCCAGCCACTATCCCTGAAGCGGTCACTAAGCGTCGTATTAGTGATGTGCTATTAGCATTGCCTGGTGCTTTAGGTATTCATCCTGATCGTATTACCTTAAAAACCCGTGAACGTCAAAAAGGTGCTAATCAGTATCAAAAGATTGATGAGCGTAAAGTTGAGGTTATCACTGAAGAATATGGTGCTAAATTCAAGCTTAACTTAACGGGTTATTTAGATACCGGTTTGTTCCTCGATCATCGTGTTACGCGTAAATTAGTCGGCGATAAATCTAAGGGTAAAAATGTCCTTAACTTATTTGCTTATACAGGCTCAGCATCTGTACATGCTGCGATTGGTGGGGCAAAATCTGTCACCACAATCGACATGTCTAATACCTACATTAATTGGGCCAAAGAAAACTTTGCCTTAAATGGTTTGTCGGGCGCTAAATACGATTTTATTCAAGCAGATTGTTTGCAGTGGATAAAAGAGAATAGTCATCAGAAGTTTGACCTCATTTTTATTGATCCACCGACGTTTTCAAATTCAAAACGCATGGAAGATAGTTGGGATGTACAACGCGACCATGTGGAAATGTTAGGCGGATTAATTAAGCTTCTATCTCCAAATGGTGAGCTTGTTTTTTCAAATAACAAACGTAAATTTAAAATGGATACTGAAGCGTTGAACCAAGCCGGTATCGACGTAACCAATATTGACCATTTATGTTTACCATTGGATTATAAACGTAATCCACATATCCATAATGTGTGGTTACTGACCCATGCAACAAAGTAA
- a CDS encoding glutaredoxin family protein: MQQSNVVAYVLYHTEGCHLCDIAKALVEQTAIDYRHIDICDNASLVDRYSMSIPVFVQGERELFWPFDAAQLQDFLGV, translated from the coding sequence ATGCAACAAAGTAATGTAGTCGCTTATGTGCTTTATCACACCGAGGGTTGTCATCTGTGTGATATTGCCAAAGCACTGGTTGAACAAACCGCAATAGATTATCGGCATATTGACATTTGTGATAACGCATCACTTGTTGATCGCTATAGCATGAGTATTCCTGTATTTGTACAGGGCGAACGTGAATTATTCTGGCCTTTCGATGCCGCACAATTACAAGATTTTTTAGGAGTTTAG
- a CDS encoding ABC transporter ATP-binding protein — protein sequence MSLVRINNGSLAYGYIPLLLNADFTIEPGERVCIVGRNGAGKSSLMKVLSGDVLLDDGEFNIANDVNVSRLQQDPPKAETGTVYAYIAAGLKEIGEALEKYHQLSHDVADANPEQMERMLNQMQRLQEVLDHNDGWQLDSRIIQNCQLLGLDPDQSLNELSGGWQRKVALARALVVNPDLLLLDEPTNHLDIDTIEWLEQFLLSFKGAIVFVSHDRGFIQRMATRIVDLDRGVVISFPGNYQAYLDGKQEWLRVEAEKNAHFDKKLADEETWIRQGVKARRTRNEGRVRALKALRTERSERLNRQGNAKMSVSDTERSGKLVFDIKDVNYNLPDKNLVKNFSTTVMRGDRIALIGPNGCGKSTLIKLLIEKLQPQSGEIKVGTKLDIAYFDQYREALDPEKTVEENVGEGKSTVTINGQDRHILSYLQDFLFSPMRARTPVKALSGGEKNRLLLARLLLRPANLIILDEPTNDLDIETLELLESLLADFEGTLLIVSHDRAFIDNTVTSSWWFAGNGQWAEYVGGYQDAVAQGAKFYSEEPVADSVVQSPAVVETKPVSAPDKTVKKLSYKLQKELETLPSQMEQLEQDIAQLQKTAGDADFYSQPQDSVNKTLQLLTEKELSLEVCFERWEELESLK from the coding sequence TTGAGTCTGGTACGTATTAATAATGGCTCGTTAGCCTACGGTTACATTCCTTTGCTGCTAAATGCAGACTTTACCATTGAACCGGGTGAGCGCGTGTGTATCGTTGGTCGCAACGGTGCCGGTAAATCAAGTTTAATGAAAGTATTATCAGGTGATGTACTACTTGATGATGGTGAGTTTAATATTGCAAATGACGTTAATGTGAGTCGCTTGCAACAAGATCCACCTAAAGCTGAAACAGGAACTGTTTACGCCTATATTGCAGCAGGCCTTAAAGAAATTGGCGAAGCCTTAGAAAAATATCATCAACTATCTCACGATGTTGCTGATGCTAATCCTGAGCAGATGGAACGCATGCTTAATCAAATGCAACGTCTGCAAGAAGTGTTAGATCACAATGATGGTTGGCAATTAGATTCGCGGATTATTCAAAACTGCCAGTTGTTAGGCCTAGATCCTGATCAGTCATTAAATGAATTGTCTGGTGGTTGGCAGCGTAAAGTAGCATTAGCTCGCGCACTTGTTGTGAACCCTGATTTACTGTTACTTGACGAACCAACCAACCATTTAGACATCGATACTATTGAGTGGCTAGAGCAATTTTTATTAAGCTTTAAAGGCGCTATCGTGTTTGTAAGCCATGACCGTGGCTTTATTCAACGAATGGCGACTCGTATCGTTGATTTAGATCGTGGTGTGGTCATTTCGTTTCCTGGCAATTATCAAGCCTATTTAGATGGTAAGCAGGAATGGTTACGCGTTGAAGCAGAGAAAAATGCGCACTTTGATAAAAAACTTGCCGACGAAGAAACCTGGATCCGTCAAGGTGTTAAGGCTCGTCGTACTCGAAATGAAGGCCGTGTTCGAGCATTAAAAGCATTACGTACCGAACGTAGCGAGCGCTTAAATCGCCAAGGTAATGCTAAAATGTCAGTATCTGATACTGAACGTTCTGGTAAGTTAGTATTTGATATTAAAGATGTTAATTATAATCTACCTGATAAAAACTTAGTTAAAAACTTCAGTACCACGGTAATGCGTGGTGACCGTATAGCGTTGATCGGTCCAAACGGTTGTGGTAAATCAACTTTAATTAAGTTATTGATTGAAAAGTTACAACCTCAATCTGGCGAAATTAAAGTGGGTACTAAGTTAGATATCGCTTATTTTGACCAGTATCGTGAAGCACTTGACCCTGAGAAAACAGTTGAAGAAAACGTGGGTGAGGGTAAGAGTACTGTGACCATTAATGGTCAAGATCGTCATATTCTCAGTTATCTTCAAGACTTTTTATTCTCACCAATGCGTGCTCGTACGCCGGTAAAAGCACTTTCTGGTGGCGAAAAGAATCGTTTGCTACTGGCTAGATTATTATTACGCCCTGCGAATTTAATTATTCTTGATGAACCAACAAACGATCTTGATATTGAGACGTTAGAGTTGTTAGAGTCACTACTTGCTGATTTTGAAGGCACATTATTGATAGTGAGTCACGATAGAGCATTTATTGACAATACCGTTACCAGCAGTTGGTGGTTTGCAGGAAATGGTCAGTGGGCCGAGTATGTTGGTGGTTACCAAGATGCTGTTGCTCAAGGAGCAAAGTTTTATTCTGAGGAACCAGTTGCTGATAGTGTTGTCCAATCTCCAGCAGTGGTTGAAACCAAACCTGTAAGTGCACCTGATAAAACAGTTAAAAAGCTGTCTTATAAATTGCAAAAAGAATTAGAAACGCTTCCGAGTCAAATGGAACAACTCGAACAAGACATTGCCCAATTACAGAAAACTGCCGGTGATGCTGATTTTTATAGTCAACCACAGGACTCGGTTAATAAAACGCTGCAGTTGTTGACAGAAAAAGAGCTCAGTTTAGAAGTTTGCTTCGAGCGATGGGAAGAGCTTGAGTCACTGAAGTAA
- the rmf gene encoding ribosome modulation factor: protein MKRQKRDRLDRAFSKGFQAGVGGRSKEVCPHSNLDSRSQWLGGWREGIDGRLNGLFNK, encoded by the coding sequence ATGAAAAGACAGAAAAGAGATCGTTTAGACAGAGCATTTTCAAAAGGATTTCAAGCCGGAGTAGGAGGGCGTTCTAAGGAGGTTTGTCCCCATTCGAATCTGGATTCACGGTCTCAATGGTTAGGCGGGTGGCGTGAAGGTATTGATGGCCGTCTTAATGGCTTATTTAATAAGTGA
- a CDS encoding AAA family ATPase translates to MNSTLLPSAKLAPQYHLPEPSTSAFFPSHILLGQERAVDTFKLMSKINSQHLFLADFLGVDRPLFIDALVTQANTPSNQYLVATKKLQQDGEIQFKWQQALPPEHVGIIAKQESLSCYLQGTIRRADLLGRMLKTDKSSVYKPGALASNHFVFICLASLWQRENLWDLLMQILHDGFYRINNELSPIPLNCKIVLVGSGLSYSQLRVEDRHFSRHFPLLAEMSNEVDLTQHPESAYVQWLNVLAHGESVELEQSSLLPLFWYSSRLVEHQQRLSLSMLEFRQLLGQAKAYSGQSTLNAAAIAKALEKLKFRHNSSEVYSAQSFDDNFINLPTKGAMVGQINALTVIDTGDYTYGEPARITSSVHYGDGEVADIERKSELGGNIHAKGMMILSACLYRIFGRDAPLHLNANIVFEQSYQEIDGDSASLAEYCCLMSAIAEQPIIQSLAVTGALDQFGNVQAIGGVNEKIEGFFNLCQRRGLTGEQGVIMPKANVLQLNLEPSVIEAIDNGLFHIHAIEHIDQAVELLMQMPAGVANEDNDFAPDTLYGLVQQRLDKLAGQDDDDVELNFFAKLLARLRII, encoded by the coding sequence ATGAATTCAACGCTATTGCCTAGTGCCAAACTCGCTCCTCAATATCATTTACCTGAACCGTCAACTTCAGCTTTTTTCCCAAGTCATATATTACTGGGCCAAGAGCGAGCGGTTGATACCTTTAAGTTAATGAGTAAAATTAATTCGCAACATTTATTCCTTGCAGATTTTTTGGGCGTAGATAGACCACTATTTATAGATGCATTGGTAACCCAGGCTAATACACCATCAAACCAATACCTGGTTGCAACTAAAAAACTGCAACAGGATGGCGAGATTCAGTTTAAGTGGCAGCAAGCACTTCCACCTGAGCATGTCGGTATTATTGCAAAACAAGAATCACTGTCGTGCTATTTACAGGGGACTATTCGCCGTGCTGATTTGCTCGGCAGAATGCTTAAAACAGATAAATCCAGTGTATATAAACCAGGAGCATTGGCGAGCAATCATTTTGTGTTTATTTGCTTAGCCTCATTATGGCAGCGTGAGAATTTGTGGGATTTGTTGATGCAAATACTCCATGATGGTTTTTATCGTATCAATAATGAGTTAAGCCCGATCCCACTGAATTGTAAGATTGTGCTTGTAGGTTCAGGTTTGTCATATAGCCAACTTCGAGTTGAAGACAGGCACTTTAGTCGCCATTTTCCACTACTGGCTGAAATGAGTAATGAAGTTGATTTAACTCAGCATCCTGAATCTGCCTATGTGCAGTGGCTGAACGTACTTGCTCACGGTGAATCAGTTGAGTTAGAACAGTCAAGTTTATTACCGTTATTCTGGTACAGCTCTCGTTTGGTTGAACATCAGCAGCGCTTAAGCTTAAGTATGTTGGAATTTAGACAACTATTAGGTCAAGCAAAAGCTTATTCAGGTCAATCGACTCTAAATGCAGCTGCGATAGCTAAAGCACTGGAAAAATTAAAATTTCGCCACAATAGCTCTGAAGTCTATTCAGCTCAAAGTTTTGATGATAATTTCATCAATCTGCCCACTAAAGGCGCGATGGTGGGACAGATTAATGCCCTAACTGTTATTGATACTGGCGATTATACTTATGGTGAGCCAGCGCGTATTACCTCCTCAGTACATTATGGCGATGGTGAAGTGGCAGATATTGAACGTAAATCAGAACTGGGTGGCAATATTCATGCTAAAGGCATGATGATTCTATCGGCGTGTTTGTATCGTATTTTTGGTCGTGATGCGCCTCTTCATCTTAATGCTAATATTGTGTTTGAGCAGTCTTATCAAGAAATTGATGGCGATAGTGCTTCACTTGCAGAGTATTGTTGCTTAATGTCTGCAATAGCAGAGCAACCTATCATCCAGAGCTTAGCGGTTACGGGTGCATTAGATCAGTTTGGCAACGTGCAAGCCATTGGTGGTGTGAATGAAAAAATTGAAGGCTTCTTTAATTTATGTCAACGCCGCGGTTTAACTGGCGAGCAAGGTGTTATTATGCCAAAAGCCAATGTATTGCAACTTAACCTAGAACCTAGTGTTATTGAGGCTATTGATAACGGATTGTTTCATATCCATGCTATTGAACACATAGATCAAGCCGTTGAGTTATTGATGCAAATGCCAGCTGGCGTTGCCAATGAAGATAATGATTTTGCACCAGATACGCTTTACGGATTAGTACAACAACGTTTAGATAAATTAGCCGGGCAAGATGATGACGACGTAGAACTAAACTTTTTTGCTAAATTGTTAGCTAGATTACGAATTATTTAG